In the genome of Neovison vison isolate M4711 chromosome 3, ASM_NN_V1, whole genome shotgun sequence, one region contains:
- the LOC122903376 gene encoding LOW QUALITY PROTEIN: 28S ribosomal protein S25, mitochondrial-like (The sequence of the model RefSeq protein was modified relative to this genomic sequence to represent the inferred CDS: inserted 1 base in 1 codon), with protein sequence MPMKGRFPIRRTLQYLSQGDVVFKDSVKVMTVNYNTHGELGEGARKFVFFNIPQIQYKNPWVQIMMFKNMTPSPFLRFYLDSGEQVLVDVETKSNKEIVEHIKKILGKNKETLEEEEQEKKQLSHPADXGPRKYCLRECICEVEGQVPCPGLVPLPKELTGKYKAMLKASTQD encoded by the exons ATGCCCATGAAGGGCCGCTTCCCGATTCGCCGCACCCTCCAGTACCTGAGCCAGGGGGACGTGGTGTTCAAGGACTCAGTGAAGGTCATGACGGTGAACTACAACACGCACGGGGAGCTGGGCGAGGGTGCCAGGAAGTTTGTGTTTTTCAACATACCTCAGATCCAGTACAAAAATCCTTGGGTCCAGATCATGATGTTTAAGAACATGACGCCGTCCCCCTTCCTGAGGTTCTATCTGGATTCTGGGGAGCAGGTACTTGTGGATGTGGAGACTAAGAGCAATAAGGAGATCGTGGAGCACATCAAGAAAATCTTGGGGAAGAACAAGGAaaccctggaggaggaggagcaggagaaaaaGCAGCTTTCTCACCCAGCCG TTGGGCCCCGGAAGTACTGCCTGCGGGAGTGTATCTGCGAGGTGGAAGGGCAAGTCCCCTGCCCAGGCCTGGTACCATTACCCAAGGAGCTGACAGGGAAGTACAAAGCAATGCTGAAGGCCAGCACCCAGGACTGA